In Dermacentor variabilis isolate Ectoservices chromosome 1, ASM5094787v1, whole genome shotgun sequence, the genomic stretch gcggttgtttgctttaaatcaggggtacaatcaggactcgacgggaaccaaaggtcagtgggtcgcctcgcattgggcgctgtttgaatcccaccgatggcaacggttgttgtggtcgcaccgctggtgcgatctgttgggaactcggcgctgacgcccgttgttgcacatgggtcgcaagccccaagggtagcgttggcctggcggcctggggtacaactggaagcatccgaaggtcccggcaaagcatgagtcgactggtaacaacaaaacaacttgtttattttaacatcgcaaagagttggcggtcaggttgaccgaagtagagagacgggagtgcactttactcaacagaagaaatcggagccctcctttttcgtccgggggcagctgtttttatactctcgcagttgagggcaagaaggaacccctcaatagacgagcacgtgattgtacaatgagataaggtgacgcatactgtcgtagcgccgccggtcgggcacaaagactgggaggagaaggtaactcctactgtcgtagcgcctccggtcgggcacaatggctgggaggagaaggtgacttctactgtcgtatcgcctccggtcgggcacaatggctgggaggagaaggtgacttctactgtcgtatcgcctccggtcgggcacaatggcacatacactcacacacgcacatgaagacacgtggcatcggaacatgcctggacgcgcttggcggggagcgtagcggcgacgccgaacgggccaaaatgtctgccgctttgttgcagtcgcgccggctaaaccgcgcgtcgtaggcgaaacgtaacagcgctcacgggaagactacacatgaagctgtgcaaggggatatgggctggactagttttgaagtgagggaagctcgcagtaaaattgagtatgaagaacggctgaggaatatgggggaaagtaaatgggctgcgagagtgttcaggtatctgtacaggcaaaacattgattcacagtggaggaaaagaactaggaagcttaccagcaagtatgcggcctgtggggtgggcaacacagcaacaaagaaagtcaagcggaaagtcagagaggctgaattaacctcatgggtggcggcaatggaaaagaaacctgccatgagtaactacttaaggggaaaaaacgaaattaggaaagaaaccatttatgataactcaaagggaagctcattacttttcgaagcgagatcgggatgccttagaacacgcacctataaagcgagatataaggaggaagaagaagcatgtgcttgctgcggtaaagctagggaaacgacggagcatgttttattagaatgtgaagacgtctatccagcggtcgatttaggcaccactggcctccttgaagcccttgggttcagcgggagcaatggtaaagcaaacaggtccgcaatagacatcagtaagaggcgattggaggattggtggaagaaaagtagggaaacgacaaaagacggagatgtacaaaagcacagttcgcaatagggtatcagaaaatttggacgtggtagttcatagtgttttttttttgtttctcattggttaacctaggtaggatattaggcagcatagtagcaagagcttggtggcgcaagccaccgcccccttccaaaggggacgctcataacatccatccatccatccatggggaaccagcgctggagttttcacgacgcctgcagcgccaccctggcggtcagaacgtgcacaatgcagccgctcccgcggacggaaattgctactggtagcggcgttgcgtgcgctgaaagtcgaaggaaaacaaaaggacgccgacggtactgttgcgtatacaagtgtcacaactacgtcggaatgagggaggatgtatccttctgcgtctttccatctaaaccctacgaacaagatcGGAGGCGGCGTCGGATCCAAGCAGTccggcgagcggagtaagttcccgtcttgtcgccctgtcaagcggtgtcggactggtttctaaatcgaatttcgcgtgtgtgcttggtttattcgatactGAAGATGGTCTGCCGTGGCAGCCAGTACCAAACAgtagaatctgcagtcggcatttcgtcggaaacaaaatgagcaatagcatgcaccatccggcatatgtaccaaccattctTCCTTCGCAATAGGACCGCCAAGCTCCTTCCAATGCCAccacaccaagcgaacgatacgaaaggtaaatggttttcattcattgccaagaattatgtggcagggaagctgccttgtaattcGAGTTgcgtgcgcatactgccggcgcacgcgcgactaagccgcctatgtgtttttaaaaaaatggacatgcggatgaggactcggctctgagatgcatccggtaaatttatgtaattagtgctaaatgtagccagggttgttacggatcaagcagcggagcactcaaacctttgcttgcccgAGTCAGATGATGCGgcgaagctttcttctccattgactgctgtggcgaagtaacatcagaatttattatgtctagccagagaagtatggaatgtcttcaggccaactaatacttccgaaaccatagcgcagcaagaccggcgccgtagctgctagatttgcgaggcaggctgccacacaAGCATGGGAATGGCgcacggcgcaaccgttaaatAAGCGCACgcgctcgccgcgacacactgtgaaaaatatataaagcttaaaaagcttctttcgtcatttcttcatttgatggcgctagcttctttacgaaaactgtccacttgaagcggcgcgagaACGGAAACATGCGAACTATGAAACGGCCGCGGACGTGTCGTCTGGCCgagcggctggaatatgccgcgtttcgtcgccagggcggcgtgcaacgcactatTTTCGACGCGCCGCATATCCAGCACTGGTTCCCCATAGGCGGTTCACGAGGCGTATAGCCCGTTAATTtaaggtgacgattgtctacagcttttgagatagatttacctagaaaatgacgtttgcgttgaatgggaagggatgaggagtgaggagaaagttgacaTCAACAAGGTATTGaggcaagggtgccctttatctccactgctgtttattatgtacatggtgaggatggagagggcgctagaaggaagtaatatcgggttcaatctttcatacaaacaggcgggtacagtagtagagcagcagcttccaggtttattttattcgGACGACAtagtgttgctagctaacaagcaaagtgatttgcaacgtctggctaatatctgtggacaggaaggcaacaatttgggtttgaaatttagtgttagaaaatcaggtgttatggtattcaatcaaaacagtgaacagacagtggcaatacagggccatgAAATGCCTCGGGTAacataatataaataccttggtgtatggacaaacgaaggcaatagatatatagaaacacaggaaaaaacaataacagtgaaggggaagagaaatgcagctataatgaagcacagagcgctatggggatacaataggtacgaggtgctccgcggtatctggaaaggtgtaatggtttcagtacttacatttggaaatgcggttgtttgctttaaatcaggggtacaatcaggactcgatgggaacgaaaggtcggtgggatgcctcgcattgggcactcacgggaaaactacaaatgaagctgtgcagggtgatatgggctggactagttttgaagtgaacgaagctcgcagtaaaattgagtatgaagaacgactgaggaatgtggaagaaagtaaatgggctgggagagtgttaaggaatctgtacaggaaaaacattgattcacagtggaggaaaagaactagcaagcttaccagcaagtatgcggtctgtagggagggcaacacagcaacaaagcacgtcaagcggaaaatcagagaggctgaattaatctcatgagtggcggcaatggaaaagaaacctgccatgagtaactacttaagaaaaaaaaacgaaatcaggaaagaaacaattgatgataattcaaagggaagctcattacttttcgaagcgagatcgggatgccataggacgcgcacctataaagcgagatgcaagaaggaagaagaagcatgtgcttgctgcggtaaagctagggaaactatggagcttGTTTATTAGGATATGAAgacggtcgatttaggcaccacaggcctccttgaaggccttcggttcagcgagagcagtggaaaagtagacatgtccgcaatagggattggTAAGATGCGATTgcggattggtggaagaaaagtagggaaacgacaaaaaacgaagaTGTACAAAAGCAGAGTTCGCAGTAGGGGAtcggaaaatttggttgtgggagttcatagtgttttgtttttcttttttttaacctaggtaggacattaagcagtataatagcaagggcttggtgccgcaacccaccgccccatttaaaaggggacgctcataatatccatccatgcatccaccCGTCTGCTACTCCATGGTTGACTGGTGCGGCGTTGTAACTAGAACGACGGCTGCtgtgttgtgacgaactgcttgcGTAGTTGATTATTTTTgcgaacacagtgacagtgatggcACAAGACTTTGATCGCTCACTTGACTCCAAAAATTGACTGCCCGAACCTGAAAAATGTCGGTGGGTGTAGTCCGCGCTGCTcactaaaatagcgttaaatagccgcccCTATCGGCTTTTTCACGCAGTAGCAAGCCGCACTGATCTTGCACATTAATTCAAATTGTTTATAGAGCTCGTAAATTTTACAACAGTTTCATTGAGTACATTGTAAAGTTCGCTCCTGTGCTCTTTAGAAACTGGAAACAACCGTAAAGTCCGACCACAGAACGATTACCACTaattttaactcttaaaagttgtccgtgaatgtcTCGTGAGTTCAAAAAGAGAATTACGCGTCGAGTTTCACTGCATACGTATCTTGCGCACCACCCTTATATGCTGCCGCCgcaccacgcagaaaagctagctttgcaGTTTGAAAAGGATTGCGTGAcacaaggcctgcagtgcagcacgttttaaagcaccgTGATCGCtcttgcaagctttctactgatgTAGACATCCAACaatattaaaaacaagatatgctcacctttTCTTGAAACAGACTCGATCAATTGCACACATCGGGCGCAAGAATTACCTGTGAATACTTTTACTAGATCCTCTGTCTTTCACCATGGCTCACAggagtaaatcctaatgtcatctctGGCATTAGGCTGTCTGTAATCAACTCAAGAAAGGTAGATTATACTATGAatcttttaaaataatttttttaagtcTCTtgcggaggctaggaaagggaaatttgtGTCATCTAacattgcagctgccacctacGCTCGTTGTTTATCATTCTTGTGCCGCTCCTCCACCTCTAATTTCACTATTCAAGCGCAAAACATTCGcaaattttttctttttatatttgtgaaattattcatttaccgccaatacaagcgctttgtgcctaACCGAAATAGCAGCATGAGCGTTGGAACAGatcgcggaagcagacgacagcgaacaggttataactagcgccactctgcccGTACGTCCTGTCCCTAGTGGCAAAACAGttgaactagaccaggcgtgctgggcAGGGGACATCTGTATGGGTCTGGAGTTCTGCCAGGTTCTGCCTTTGGGTATGCTCTCCAGCAGGGACTTCCAGGGCAGCGCGTGACATGGTAATCTTCCTCGTCTTTCATATACAACCATACTGAGCACATCTAGTTTATGTGAATCCGGAGGACGATGCTTTCGTATACGACCAATATATGCAATTTATGCACTTGGCTTGCGATTTCAAGGTCGTTATTGGTAAAACCATGACATCACCCTACTTCGTCAGGACATCTCTCGAAACCAGGCTGAAAACAGAATAGCGCAAGTGCCCCTTCCTTGAGAGACACGAGTTGAGAGTGCACAGTGAAAAATATGAatacgggcaaaaaaaaaaaaaaaaagacagagagggAACGATTACGTTGTCTTATAGTTTACTTATTGTCTACCAGGGTATATCAATTCATAATTCTCATTTCTTTTAAATGATGTCCGTTCTGATGGCCAACACTGCATTCACACGTCACCAGCACAATAAGAGCCGATCCAGGCACGCTACGAAGACCTGCGGAGTGGTTCCGAGGTGTCTGTGTCCACATCACGTTCGATTGGAACCATGGTGTCGAAGGTATGCTTTCAGGTAGCTTGTAAATTATGTACCGTGTTTATTACGGTATCTGTTACTTGCACGGTATACGTACGTCGATCTACATGTCAAACGAACTCTTCAATCCTTCTTCAGTATTGCCAACGCGCGCGCTGAATCATGGCAACGACATTCAATTATGGGATATAAacaaactaaaaaagaaaggaaattcaaGCGGGTCCAAGGCCAGGCGACCATCAGGACGATATATGGAAGGCATTCCGTTTTACATTATCCTTACGTTGAGGAAAATGCCAACACGCACGCGAATGAAATGGTCAAGCGTTGCCGTGGTTTCCAGCCTATGCCACCGATCACTTTTACACCTCTTTCCCCTTTTATGTGATTGCTCGCTCAGTCCTCTATCACTCTAACGCCACATCAGTAATATTCCGCACTTCTAGTTGCAGCAAGAATAAAGAAAGCGTTTCCACATCAACGTTTTACTTCCGTGCCCAATTAAACAATGGCGCAATGAGATCAAACAACGAACATATTTAGTGGATGCGTTTTTTTGTACATTCCCGCACAGAGAGGTAATCTTGAAGTTCTGCATGGACAATGGATTGTCGTATTACCATAGGTATTACAGCAAAAAACAGCGGGCACCTTGGCTGTTCAAAATAGGGAGCGGTAGAACGGATAGATGGCAACTTCATTACATGGCGTTTCTACAATCCCACAAAGGCAACACATCAACTGTTATTACGTCCGAGAAAGGGACTAGCAAAAGCACCTTTTCTGAATGCGACGCTGCAACAAACGTTGGCTGCAATGCAACATTGTATGAACGACGCATGTTTCGTTTGTTTTGAAGAAAATCAGTTCTCGGTAGAAGAAAAATTTTGATGTCTTTCACCACTGGGTGAGAAATTATTTTGTTCATAAACTTAGTCATCTACATTTTTTATACTTTTTTACAACTATGTTTCATTGATTAAGGCGTTATACAATTTACTATACTTGTAACTTTGTAACATAATCTGGAACATTACAGTTTGTTCCTAGCGTGAGCCAACATAGCTGCGTTGGGAACATTGATAAAATATTTCCCGGCAGGCATCGCTTTCGCGGCCGACGGCTCGTCAGAAGCGTCATCATTCCGGACTGACTACCATGGCGTCCAAGCGTGCGCAAGATACCGGTGACACGTCAAGCGCCGAGAAAGAGGCTGAGAAGCCTGTCAAAATTGACAAGTGGGACGGGTCTGCTGTGCGAAATGCCCTAGACGACGCAGTGAAGAAGGTACTGACTGAAAAGTATGGCTACGTGGAAAACCACAGGCTGACCGACGGCCGACTGGCCATCTGTAGCATCGCTGTTGGAGCTGCGATGTTTGCGCTCTTGTGGGACTTTTTGTACCCGTTTCCCGAGTCGAGAACGGTCCTCATTGCCTGCGTGCTCTCCTACTTCTTTCTCATGGGCGTCCTGACGATGTACACCACTTTCCTTGAGAAAGGCATCTTCCTCGTGGCGCTGCAAAAAGATAAAACCGGCTTCGACCCCGACAGTGTCTGGACGGTGAGTTCATCGCTGAAGCGCTTCGACCACATGTATCACCTCCAGATTCATTACAAGGACGGAAAGACGAAAAAGACGCGCGAGGCCAAACTTGAGAAGTCCATCGCCAGCTGGTTCGACGAAAACGGCACCCTGGTCAGCGACCTCTTCGATCCTGAGGTGTGCAAGCTACACAACAGTCTGCTGAGCGAGAAAAAGGACAAGTGAACTGTTGTTCATTTATGAGGCACTGTTACTGTTCCCTGTGGTGTTTGGGTGAATCAGGgtccgggtttttttttttatctaaccTAATAATAAAGTAATTGTCATAACATGTTAAGTGGCAGCGTCAAGAATACGTCAACATACGTTTGCATTTTCGTGGCCACACAAGTTGCCCCTCTCATGTTGAGAGACGAGTGGTCTCTGCGCCTCTATAACACTGCTGTTAATGCTTCTAGAGGAGGCATGATAAGTGTGCTTGTAATTGGTTTTATCTGGGTAAGGTCGCGTACCAAAACCAAAATAGCGTTGCGCGCTACACTGGATTTTGTACTTGCAGATTGAAGACTTTAGTAGAGGATGGCCTTTTAACAGCCTTGGGACTGACACTGCTGTTTGAACCTCCTTTTGTGCAAGCCGCTTCTTTCAGCATCTGTGATAACTTCCCGTGGTTGATGTAAAAAGATTAGCAGTACAAGAAACCTTATTGAAATCTTTAAAATAATCAAGCCAATGGCCGCATGTTGTCTTTTGTAAAAAGAACTGCGACTTCTGGATGGAGCCAGTGCAAAAATCAGTGTTTCAGTCTTTCCATGTTTTATAAGTTGCAAAATTTGTTGTCAGTAGCACATAGCATCAGTTGACCATTGCATGGCTTTTCATATAGGTAGCCTGTACGAGACATTGTGGACATAATTGGAGCACTGGTACTCTAGTACTGTTCCAGCATGACTGCAACATCATTGCAAGCTGTCTATAGGCACCTTATGCTTAATAATACAGGTGATTAGTTTTAGCTCATAAACACTAACGCTCTTTATTTTTACATGCACTTCATGCAAATTTTGTGATTGAAAAATGTCATGAAATTGAAAGGCATGTGAAAATTTCAGCGAAAAAATGTGGACACTgaactgaaaacaaaaaaatatattttgccgGCTAGGTCTACTAGCCGTACCCACAAAATGTGGCATGTTGGATTGACTTGACTGGGAAAGTTTGCGCTATGGCGTCTCCTGAAGTGCT encodes the following:
- the Spase25 gene encoding signal peptidase complex subunit Spase25, which codes for MASKRAQDTGDTSSAEKEAEKPVKIDKWDGSAVRNALDDAVKKVLTEKYGYVENHRLTDGRLAICSIAVGAAMFALLWDFLYPFPESRTVLIACVLSYFFLMGVLTMYTTFLEKGIFLVALQKDKTGFDPDSVWTVSSSLKRFDHMYHLQIHYKDGKTKKTREAKLEKSIASWFDENGTLVSDLFDPEVCKLHNSLLSEKKDK